The Culex pipiens pallens isolate TS chromosome 2, TS_CPP_V2, whole genome shotgun sequence DNA window cggttcagccagcaccgagataatcgagtgcatattttttggtgcacagacccacatccctacacacacacgcacacacacacagacatttgctcagaatttgattctgagtcgatatgtatactaggaggtcaaattaagaagttcgtttttcgagtgattttatagcctttcctcagtaaagtgaggaaggcaaaatgcattttatttttaaataggcaatcaacaactcaaatttgactaaaatggggtaacatgaaacattcgtgaaatttttcgatcttttcaaaaataatataataaaaatataaaaataaaataatcaagactaacatttccaaagggcccttttaaaatgttagccgtgattcaaaaaatttgaaaatattgttttcgaaaagatcggaaaatttcacgaatgtttcatgtcttaacattgaaaatcgaaccaatagttgctgagataccgaCATTGGAAAattcggctcccctcccactaacatttacacacaagatcctctgcaattactcttagcattaagaacaatgtaattacaaaagccgactcggtcctaaccaggtcccagtaccgaaaaggacctaataaaaaaccTAAGGACCTAAAAAAATTtatcgacattggaaaatggtgggttgattgggtgagatttagaaaacttcaattttcctgtttccttTTCTTTGGCcgactgtatctcagcaaccagaggtcctatcttcaatgtctcttagacaatcttatagcaaattttctgaatttttcagaaatggtcacaaattgtaactgttttcaaaaatcgaaaagctgcaaatattttgcttaaatcaaacttttgggggctatgtcttgaaaacggagccctttatcaaaaattgtgtaaagtacttttcgatagcAAATTCAAGTTTTGCATAAACAAAATGAAGTCAaacatattttccaaaaaacactattttttttcaaaaaatcataactcagcggctgattttttttaccatactTTTATATGGCTcgaaagttgcggatttttgtcccctaaaacatataaaaaaaatctcgcaaatcaaaaaatacgtattttgagaaattgagattttgtgaaaaaatgttaattaaaaatcggcaatttttttctggtgcctattttttctcaatagtcctcaacaatacctacaactttgccgaagacaccaagaccagaaaattcactttaaagttacaaatgtttgaatatttacgtaccatttttgtatggacagctgccaaaattgtatggagacttgtatgggtgaaccaatgacacaacatAGCTTCTTCGggcatagggaaggccccccaATGTTTGacccaaatcaaaaaatccaaaaattgaaaatggtcgaaatcggtcgatttcgtagagaatgaCTAAAAAATCATTTCCCAACAATGTGATCCAAGAGTCGAGCGAGATATGAAAAAAAGAACTTGTTTGATTAGTGGATACGATTACATCTAAACGTCTTCAATTTGGATCCCATTAACACTgacatatgttttttttttacaaacaatacaaataatttgaaattttagcaaataaataaattgaggcTTCGTATCATTTCATCatttgtattttattgaaaattcattTAGTTATTATTACTAATTTGACTACTTAGCACTGATTTAAACTTATCCTTTAATATTTACACACAAACACGCCTGCCCTAGACTGAGGGCCTAGTAATCCTTAACTACAAAAACTTATCTTCTCTATTTGCACTGTACACTTGCTGATGTTGAACCCACTGCGGGCGATCGTATTGGCAGCGACTAGAATTTCCGCCGTATTTGCGATGGGATCTGCAAccgagaaattcaaaaaatagtttcatttttcaactttcaagTTACGAAAAATTCTCAGCGATACTCACCAACCATCAAATGCACCGTCATCACATTCAGCCCCATCGACACGCTCCACACGTTCAGATCGTGCACGGCCTTGACGCCCGCGATGCAGCCCAGCTCGGTGGACAGCTTGTCGAGGGACACACTCGACGGCACCGCGTCCAGCAGGATGCGCATCGAGTCGCGGAATATTCGCACCGTCGTAATGAGCACAATCACCGAGAACAGGAAGGTGCAGATCGGGTCGAAGATTTTCAGGTTGGGCTGTGTTGGAAGAAGGTTGGAGTTAGGAGGTTGTAATTTTGTTTGGGTTGATTACTTACAGCGAACTTGATCACGATGGCAGCCAGCAGGACGCCCACACTCTGGataaagtccccgatcacgtgGATGATGGCTGCTCGAACGTTGAGATTTTCACCTTCCTCGTGGTGATGGTTGTGGTGGTCCTGATGCTCCTCATCCGACGCAGAATCTCCACTTTCTCGCCGACTCTGGCCCAGCGTGGAGTCGTTGTCCAGCATGGATATTTTGTTGTACAGAAACTTGCTGGACGGAATCAGATCGGGCGAGTTTGGCCCCGCGTCGATGCTCATCCGATGGCGAATCGCTTCGACGTTCAGTTTGCTCCTCGCAAGGTTCAGGATGTTCTCCATCGTCGGACGTCGGATGGTCGCCGAGTTGGCGAACGAGTTGTGCCTGCTGTTGGGCTGTGAACTGTGCGGACTCACGCTCGGGCTGGGCGGAAGATTCGGGATGGTCAGCTGCTCCATGTGCTGGCACTTCTTCTCGTCACAAATCTTCAGTTTGTCCAACTTTGGGTGGGATTTTTTCTTGCACGGCGAGTGTGACCGAGATCGAGATCGGGACCTCGGAGTCGCAGGTTCTGCGCTGACCACCAGTTTCGTCTGGGACTGCGAGTGTCCATGGGAATGTCCGTGCGAATGCCCATGGGAATGGCCGTGATGCATGGGCGAAATCACACTGCACGAGCCGTGCAGGATGAAGGCCGTTGCTATGTTCATCACAACTCCAAGCACCGCCACGATGATCATGGTGTCGGCATCGATCTCGAAGTCTTCGGCGATTATCCGCTGGACGGACATTAGCACCAGCACCGCGGTAAGCGCCCAGATGCCGAAGATGGACAGCATGGCACCGATGACCTCTGGAAAAGTGATAAAACGATTGAAaatagtacagtccagactcgattatccgaagacctcggaaaaatttcacttcggataatcgaaggacgaaataaaaaatacggtgattaaaatttttaaaatccgtgatggcggccaaaatgttgctgatgaaatattgaaaaaatgcattttgttatttaataggcaatcaactattaaaattcgactaaaatggggtcgcagaactcgaatttgatgtttaaaacaagaaaatattttatattaatcgaaacttcggataaaaaacagggcttcggataatctagtctgaactgtattgactacactcaatattttcaaaagtgttaATCTCaagcaaacaagcaaaaaatttaaaaagtgactgtaaaacatgaaaaaaatagataggcaaaatgtaatgataggaggtggtagagcaggccaaatactaccaataacaaacataaactaagcaagataaatgcaaattaaaatactaaaaataaaacaagaaaaccaTAAAATGGCGGTAGAggattgaaaagaaaaaaataaaatacagtggactctctttGTGCAGATATTGAAGGAACGTTGAGAGCTGGTATCAATAAATGCTACGAAAAATCCAacgttgttaacgataaaactaTCGAGGCTCAATAACGAAAGTTCTGTCCATATCGTCTTTATTAGAGTTCTTTTTGaatatactattttttttacaaaataccgtatttttttgaaaatactcagatttacaaaatgtgcaatatgggtatcaaacgaagtcaaatttaatatgaaGCAAATAAAATATGAATGTGTGTATGAACCATGCAAAATTCCGCTTCGTTTAATAACtgcccatattgcatattttgaaaattttaatattttcgaaaaatacggtaattcgtgaatttttttttattttcctaaaaaaaactctgataaaTTGGCAAAcccgtttgatatccatattgtaaattaaaaaaaatgagtaccTTCAAAAAATTCGGGATGTTgtcaatttttagtattttctaaaaaaaatctacagcgaaaaaaaacatacaaaattttgcttcgtttgatacccacagtcaaatttggaaaatttaagtatttttgaaaaaatacaaaattttgtgaaactttagtatttaaaaaaa harbors:
- the LOC120419386 gene encoding zinc transporter 2, coding for MPVYLEVSTNCDDEQYDSAGSHGVGANSQQNLLSLQSIASLSNPNCLFERNSKNNEPYGKAEKRKLLWAIAFTLVFMVAEFLGGYLSGSLAIMTDAAHLLSDCISFLIAVISIWISNKKPDGRMSFGYRRIEVIGAMLSIFGIWALTAVLVLMSVQRIIAEDFEIDADTMIIVAVLGVVMNIATAFILHGSCSVISPMHHGHSHGHSHGHSHGHSQSQTKLVVSAEPATPRSRSRSRSHSPCKKKSHPKLDKLKICDEKKCQHMEQLTIPNLPPSPSVSPHSSQPNSRHNSFANSATIRRPTMENILNLARSKLNVEAIRHRMSIDAGPNSPDLIPSSKFLYNKISMLDNDSTLGQSRRESGDSASDEEHQDHHNHHHEEGENLNVRAAIIHVIGDFIQSVGVLLAAIVIKFAPNLKIFDPICTFLFSVIVLITTVRIFRDSMRILLDAVPSSVSLDKLSTELGCIAGVKAVHDLNVWSVSMGLNVMTVHLMVDPIANTAEILVAANTIARSGFNISKCTVQIEKISFCS